In the Pongo abelii isolate AG06213 chromosome 2, NHGRI_mPonAbe1-v2.0_pri, whole genome shotgun sequence genome, TCCATTTGCATTTATTGTGATGAATCATAGATTTATTTCAGCCATCTTATTTCATGcctactttttattatatttgcttatttttgttaagtttatttttgtcttttgttggaTTGGTTTCACTTACTTTGTCCTGTTTGTCCTCTGTTGCTTAGGAATTTTGAGGTTTTACTTCCGTTCTATTGGTTatgctatatatgtatgtgtatgtatactcATATTTTTCTATCAGCATCTAGATGTAATCAGGATCATTAGCCTCTTGACAAACGAGGCAAGAACTTTAGTACTTACTTTTTCCCGGCTCCTACCCTCACACATTGGATGATCATAGATTTTAGTTCTACATTATCGTCTATTCTTTTCAAATTATGCAACAAGATTTAGTTAAACTTacctgttcttttaaaaatttgtagagatggggtctcactatgttgcccaggccggtcttgaactcccggcttcAAActgtcctcctacctcagcctctcaaagtgctgggattataggcttgaactTACTGCACTGGCCTTAAACTTAACTCTTATGTTTTGCTGTTTTCTTCACTTGCCACTGTTTGTAGTATCACTCATCTTTCTCTTTGatggatttattttttactttgtaagaATTCTTTCAGAAAGCCTGATGATATAATTTCTAAGACCTTCAATGTCTGAGATaactgtttttcctttccatagggCCCATTTTGATTTTCAACtccctattaatttttttaaatttgaatgatcatattttaaaatatcctagaTCCCTAGTTTTCATTTAGATAATATATACCTTCAAAATCTGTAAATATATGAATTACGATATTGCCTTAAtgtcttctgcttttcttttcttttttttgagacagagcttcgctcttgttgcctaggctggagtgcaatggcacgatcttggctcactgcaacctccgcctcccgggttcaagtgactctcctgcctcagcctcccgagtagctgggattacaggcacctgccactatccccagctaattttttgtatttttaatagagatggggtttcaccatgttggccaggctggtcttcaactcctgacctcaggtgatccacctgccttggcctcccaaagtgctcggattaccggcatgagccactgcgcccaggagTCTTCTGCTTTTCAATTTAGCCCTTTCCATCCACACTTCAGCCAAATGCATGCTGTTTCTGTCTGTTTTATTAATTGCAGTTCTgagtggaatttatttttttttctaagaaaaaaaagctgCAGTCCCTCCAGTTGAAGGTGCAGTCTTCCTGCTCCCTCCTGGGAAATACTGGGGAAACTGCCTGGTCCTTGGCTGTGGGTCCTGCCTTCTGACCTCTTCATTTCACATCCAGATGACATAGTTCTAGGAAATCAGAGCTGTAAGGACCTGCTGGTCCCGGAGCCCCGCCCCTCATTTCCTACAtgagactgaggcccagggaaggaGCAGAAGTAGCCATGAGCTGCTTTTATGCCCTGGGCACCTCTTGGGTCCTCGTGTCCATCACTGGCCCCTCTGAAGTGCCAGATGGCTCCGGGGGATGTGCAGCAATGATGGGCTGTGGGGACAGGCGACTTTCTTGGGTACTGTGTAAAGGTGCCTGTCTAAGGAGATGTGGATTCCCAGGCGTCGCCGGATAGCTTGTCCCGTGGCTTTCCTTGCCATCTATACACTGGTAACTCCCACATCTGTATCTCTtaccctctcttctcttctctgtgtCTGACTTAAGTCCCCAGATACCTATTGGAAGTCAAACATGGTATCTAATAGGTTCTGAAGCCTGTGTCGAAAACTGAGTCCCCCAAACCCTGTTTCTCACGCAGACTTCCCCACCTCAGCATCTGGCATCACTATTCCCCTAGACGCTCAGGCCAGAAACAGGTGTCATCCTCAGTGCCTCTTTTTCTCACCTCTCTATCCCCACACTTTCCTCCAGAAAGCTCTGCTCCTGTTGGCTCTGTCTTAGAAAGTGGCCTTGGTCTGGTCACTTCCCCCAGCACCCACTCCCCGCCCTCGGCTCCACCAGCGTGTGTTGCCTGGATTCTTGTGCTAGCCTCCTCACTGGGTCCCTGCTTCCACTCTTGCTCTGTTTTCCCCAGCAGCCAGAATGAACTTTTCAAGATGTCCTCCAGAgcatgcctttctttttctttcttttttcttttttgtttttttttgagacggagtttcgctcttatcacccaggctggagtgcagtggcgctatctcggctcactgcaacctccgcctcctgggttaaagtgattctcctgcctcagcctcatgagtagctgggattatgggcgctcgccaccatgcctggctaatttttgtatttttaggagagacggggtttcatttggccaggctggtctcagactcctgacctcaggtgatccacttgcctcagcctcccaaagcactgggattacatgcatgagccaccacgcccggccagagtATGCCATTCTTTTGCCCAAACTCTCCAGTGGCCCCTGTCTTGCTTAGAACCAAGTGAACCTTACACAGTGTGGCAGGCCCTGCCATCTGCCCCCACCTCCTCTCCATCCTTCACACGCCGTTCACTCCCCTTCTTGCCCTTGCACACCTCCACCTTTGATCCTTCGAATTTGttgtgttccctctgcctggagtgctCTTCCGCTAGGCCATGTGGCTCCCTCCGGCCCCTCATTTAGTCactgttcaaatgtcacctcctgaTAATGGTCCTCCTTCCCTACCCAAAATGACACCAACTTCTGCCAGTGACCCTCCAGCCGACTATATCATTCTTCACACTGTGTATCTATCTCCACTAAAATAACAGCCATTCATTTGTTGATCTGTCTCGCTACTAGATGATGAGTCCCATAAAAGGAAGGATTTGGTCTCATTCGCCTTCTGTCCATAGGGCCTAGAACACTTCCTGCCACCTAGCAGGCACTCAGACATTCCTTAAATGAATGACAAGATTGGACAgacttcacatttattttttcattcaagtACTGTTCGGGGCTACTTTTTGGCCAGGCCATGAGCAGACTGGCACAGACCTGCCATTACCCTGGGAGCTAACAGTCCTGCTGGGGACAACTACATGGGCGGCCAGAAGTGTTCCCGGAAGGTTGGCATGGGGCTGGGGTTGGTCCTGGGGCTCCAGCAACAGCCAAGTCAGAGTCTGCTCACCAAGGTCaatggagaaggggagggaagggggattTGGAGGAAAGCGTCCTGGACTGTGAGGGTAGCCAGAGTGGGAGAGAAGACCCCAATGAGGATGGCAAGCTCACAGCAGACCCTCCCGTAGGgcttttgtgccaggcactgcactgaGGGCATTACATGTATTAACTGAAAACTACCTTGACCATCCCCGTTTTAGGAAATGGTGGCACAGAGAGGGTAGCTTGCCTGGGGTCACACCCAGGCATGAGGAGCTAGACTCCGCCCAGTGGGCTGGCTCCAAAATCTGTAAGCACCCGCTCCCCTGCCTCGCAGGAGAGGGGAAGGTGGATCTGGTCAGACAGTAGGGGGACTGGGAAGACGCAGGGGAGGCTAAGCCATGAGCAGGTGCTTGGAGGATGCTGCAGGTTCAGACTTCATGCCCCCAGAGGGCAGGAAGGGGTCAGGCCTGCACTGCTAAAAGGAACCCCCCACCCTGCCTACCGAGCTGTGgctgtgagcagagggatgagaCTTTCCCTCagcaggaaggaggctggaggAAGGTGGGGGTGAGAGGCGAGAGCACCTGGGCAGGACTAGTTGGGGGGATGGATGGCTTAGGAAGAAGAGCTTCCAGCCCCAGCCTAGGAGGAAGTGCCCTGGCTGTGAGGGGCCACTCCTCCCCCAAGGTCTCCTTGGTATCTGTCCCCTTGGGGGCTGAGAAGCCCTTCCTGCCCAGATGGCCTCTTCAGGGCTTCCCCCCAGGCATGTCCACAAATAAGCTCTCCTCCCCTAGGGGGTGCAAGGTAGAGGCACTGTTTTCATTGAcagaggaggaaaggggaggctCAGAGAGTCAGGCAGCCTCCCAAAGAGTCACAGTTTGTAGGCCCTGCAGCAGGGATCCAAGCCCAGGTCCGGCCAGAGGGATTGTGTAGCAGAGTTCATCACTGGCTTCATGAGGCGCGTCTGTAGATCAGAGAATTTAGGCCTAGTAAGCACATGGGGTGAAACTGGAGGAGAAGAGTTTGGTGGGTCCACAGTGAGTCAGAGCCTCACCCCGAAGCAGGCTTTAAGGTTGGGGAGCTTCAGCTGGGACCCTTCGAGCAGCCCCAGAGAGAGAGCTTATACAGCCCCTCACGGGACAGCTCGGACTGGGCCACGGTagggacagcagcagcagcagcgttGGAGTCTTGCAGGCTGTGGGGGCTCCAGGGTAGGTGAGGACAGCCCCTGAGTGGCCTCATCCCACCCCAGTTCTGGACACAGCTGGGCAGGAGGAATTCAGCGCCATGCGGGAGCAGTACATGCGCACGGGGGATGGCTTCCTCATCGTCTACTCTGTCACCGACAAGGCCAGCTTTGAGCACGTGGACCGCTTCCACCAGCTCATCCTGCGTGTCAAAGACAGGTGAGCATCAAAGACAGGTGAGAGTACCAGGAAGAGGCCTGCGCCTGCCTCCTAgggcactctctctctctctttctctctctctgtctctctctctcgcccctAATTAAATGCATGGATTTTTTTAAGCCTTATGTGGAgtaattaaataatttgaaatctgGTTTATACTCATTTGGCCTTGTTGAGTCTCAAAGAGGCtatgtaatgaaaataaaagcacaaactAATAGGAAAAGAACAAGCTTTGAGCAAATTCcattaaagacagaaaaaaatctagCTAACATGTATTCCAAAGGCAAAGTGTTAATAAGTTTACCAGGTAAAGGgacgcatatacatacacataaagcTCCCACAGATTAATGGGGGTTTTACTCTGAATACATGAattgcaaaagagaaaacaaaaatggctCAGATGTGGGAAAATATTCAACTTTCTTGCTAATCAAAGAAATATAGGGAAAATAGTAAAGTACCATTTTTCACCtgtcaaattataattttttaaaatggaaatacccAACGCTGCCAAATACTCAATGCTGCGGTGAGATTGTCGTTTCACTCAGTTTTGGATAAAATTTGGCCCATGTCAATAAGAATCTTTACGGTGGCCATGCCTCTTGATGCCCTCTGCTGGGAGCCATTCTAATTGTGCAGCTGGTTGTGTGATTGATACATCTGAGTGACCCAACTCACTCAGATGAGATGGGAACCAGGTCTGGGGAACCAGCCGCTGGCCAGCAGCCCCTCAAGGCCTACCACTGGCCTTGCAATGGAACTGAGGCTTCAAGCCAAGACAGCCAGCAGCCCCCGGGCCCTTTTCCCCAAGCCCTAACCTCTCTctggaaaggaggagggaagggactGCAGTCCAGGCTGACTGGGGAGGTGCTGTGGGCTGGCTGTGCTATGCCTGAGATGTGGCTGTGCCACCTTAACCAGGTGTGAGGGGTGGTGGAAACTTCACAGAGCTGCTGTTCCTTTATTTCCCAGGGAGTCATTCCCGATGATCCTCGTGGCCAACAAGGTCGATTTGATGCACTTAAGGAAAATCACCagggagcaaggaaaagaaatggcgACCAAACACAATgtaggtgtgtgcgtgtgtgtagaGGGGGTCAGGAGATGTGTAAAAGCTGTTGCCTGGTCACCGCGGAAGTCCTGGTCGTTGGAAATGAAACTACTGTTTATTGAAGGGCTCCCCTTAGTTTAAGTCTTGTTGCTACTGAAATCCTGCAATTCCAGGAATCCAGGTAATGCACATCAGTGTTTCATCAGAGGTAGAGACAGGTCCCCTAGAAAGAAAGTAGAAGGTGTCTGGGACCTGGGGGGGATCATACAACTCAGGGACTTCTGAGCAATggggtgggaccacaggtggcaGTGTTCTGAGGCCCTGGAGCCTGGGCCATTACTGAGCTGGCAGGAGTACAGGATGTGAAGGGGCTCCAGGTAGGTCCCAGCTTGGGCTGCGGTGCCTTCCTGCCTCCCCTCTGGGTGTGTGCAGGGAAGCACGTTGTCCTGACTCACAGGGGCCCCATAGGACTCTACTGGCCACTTATCAGGGGTACCTGCCATGGCTGGATTTGGTGTCCAACCTGGAAGAGGCTCCAAAGCAGACCTCAGCACCCCTTACCAGGGCCAGGAGAAAGTGGAAAGTGTGCCCAGTTCAAACCCTGATTCTCTGCCAGCCACTGTTGACCTTGAGCAAGTGCGTCATTCTGAGCTCAGTCTCCTGAGCTACAGAATGGAGATACTTGCTTACCTCAGAGGGTTAATGTGAGGACTAAAAGAGGTCAGGGATAGTGAGACCTGGAAAGCCAAACAGCCCACAATGAAGAGCAGTTTCCATTTAGTGCTATCAGAGGTTCAAATATTTGTCCAATGAATATTTCAAAGGCTTAAGCTCTGCCTTTTGTGCTCTGCCCTTtgtgtgtctgttggctacaaCAGAAGTGTGCACATCCAACCTCAGGCGATGATGATGGATGGGAAGATAACTGACTGGTTTGTGTTCTGGGCAATGATTTACAATCTACTCCTCTAAAACAACAACTTACTCTGTCACCCTCCTCCATGCATTTcaagtgtttattatttttctttccttcactgtgcttttctttttcagcatatTATAGTGAAAGGCATTaattttgtaatcagaaaaaacttacaaaaaataacaaagttatTCAGTTTAATCACACTCAGCTTACTTCCATCTGTCTCATCAAGGGAGGCCTATGTGTTCCCCACCCTGCTCCCCGCCTTTGGGGAATGAACACTTCCTGCCTTGGTGGGGTCCCTGCTGTAGGAGAAGGTGAGCGCTCAGGAGTGAGTGTGTCCTGACCTCCTAGAGCCTTTATTCTCCTCCCTCTGCCAGCCCGAGGCTTGGAGCAGATCCGGCCCTGGAAACCTGCTCTGTGGGGCCACCACAGTCATATCTCCCGCTGTCTGCACCCTTTCAACCGGGAGATGATTTCTCAGCATTGAACGTGCAGACAAAAACCTTGTGTAAACATGGCTGAGCTCCCAGGCTCATAGATACAGATCAAACAAGAGCTGGGATGGAGTGGGGGCCAGCTCCGATGGGCCAGGGTCACCCCGGGCCCAGAATCCTGGTCATAGCCCAGCGTCTCCTCAGCCTTTTCTACCAGCGTCCACTCTGGAGGGGCCCAGAAAGAGGGGCAGAAGTCATCCCAAGGTGGAGAAACAGAcctcagaaagaaaaatggatagaATCAGAATGTATTTTGATAAATGAAACAGTCTTCCATCTTCAAGTACATAAAAAGAtcactttattctatttttagggAGCTATTAAATATCTCTGTGCCTAGAGAACAAGAGGGAATTGGAAAAGCCATTAGTAACACTTTCCAACCTGAAAGAGTGAAAAGCCCTAAATGATGCTTGAGGCTGTTGGGGGCCGGGGCTTCTGTGGGGGGGCGTTGAAAGCACCTGGGTTCCTTAGAACCTCTGGGCATTTTTAAGGGTGGAACAGGGCTTTGAGGATCTCTGTGCCACTTTGACCAAGTTGAGCTTTGCCTTCCAGATTCCGTACATAGAAACCAGTGCCAAGGACCCACCTCTCAATGTCGACAAAGCCTTCCATGACCTCGTTAGAGTAATTAGGTGAGCACTGCCCCTCCCTAGAAGCGGGCCTCCACAGCATGGGTTGGCTCCTGGAGGCAGCTGGGAGCTTGAGGAAGCAGCTCCTGTTCTGAGGCCATGAGGCTGTGGAATTCTGGGCCTATTTTTGGATTTCTTGTccctccttccatttctttcttttgctttttccacccacctctgccctcCCCACAGCTGCTAACGGGTTTGTGGGTGATGTCTGCTGCACATGTTAAGTGGAAATGCCTTCCTGTCTGAGGCAGTGGCTCAGGCTCCCTGGAAGGTGGCTCCCTCCAGCCTGGCTTCAGTGTTCTCCTCACACCAAAGCTTTCAACACTGTACAAACTaggtctctctcctcttccctgcccTGATATCAGAGCACCCTTTGATATTTCCCCTGAACAACCAATATTCTGATTCCAAGGTTCAAATTTCCGAGGCATTGCACATGTATCTCCTTTCCCAACCCCACCAGCTGTCAATCTCGAAGTATTGTCAGCAATCCTAATGAAAGTTTCTTGTATATTCCTTTGCATGGTCAGGACCCAGACCTTAATCACCTCATGCACTCATGACTAAAACAGCCTCCTGGCTGCATCTGCTGTCACCAATCTATCCCATTTCCCAAATCTTCAACATGCACAGCAGCCTAACCAGTGGGTCTCAGACATTGTGCGTTGAGTTTGTGGCCTATATGCTGGTGCCTCCAAGGGTTGCTGGTGAGCTGTGAGATCAGCCCCGGGCTCTAACCCCCACTATACACACATCCCCCCACATGCTCAAAAAGCTCATCTTCTCATTATTCCCCAGCATAATGAGGAAATATTACAGtcttcactttatgtttttgctgGCAGTTTTGCACTCTCAAAATGATTTTCTCatccaggcgtagtggctcattcctgtaatcccagcactcagaggcaaaggtggaggtggaggcaagaggattgcttgaggctaggagttcaagaccagcctgggcaacatagtgaaatgccatctttacaaaagaaagaaataaactattttctcTTGGGCATTTTGCCTCCAATTAGGACATGCTGCCATCAGGTAGCCTATGGTGATGCCTTGGTTGTGAATCTATAGTGCCAAGGTAAGGTTTTAGACATAGGAAAAGTTAACAGAAAACATGAAATGGCTTTTACGCTCAGTTGACccatcattttatttaaactatGAAACACAGGAATAGAGGCCAGCACTCTATAAGACAAAACGTGATGTAGCTTACGATTTATGTAAATGTAGCTACAACATAATGTCAGTCATTCCCATCAGTAGGGCAATTTAGGTtatcccctcccccatctcccccaTTTCATTGCCTCAAGAGAAGCTATCCTGCCAGGCCCTCCTCCAGCCGCCAGGACAGCCACTGGGTGACGGATGGCATCCCCATCCCTCTCACTCACTAACCCCGCCAGAACAGGCCTCCTCTGACTCAGATCTGGGGCTAAGGAGGAGAGGGGCAGAGGAGAAGCAAAGCCCATTctgactttttctttctgtccttcatTGTTTCAAAAGGCAACAGATTCCGGAAAAAagccagaagaagaagaagaaaaccaaatgGCGGGGAGACCGGGCCACAGGCACCCACAAACTGCAATGTGTGATCTTGTGACAGGCCTGAGGCCCTGGGCACAGTGACGGTGGCCTGGCCAGCCCTCGAGACCCCTCCCCACCTAACTGCACTGAAACC is a window encoding:
- the MRAS gene encoding ras-related protein M-Ras isoform X1; its protein translation is MATSAVPSDNLPTYKLVVVGDGGVGKSALTIQFFQKIFVPDYDPTIEDSYLKHTEIDNQWAILDVLDTAGQEEFSAMREQYMRTGDGFLIVYSVTDKASFEHVDRFHQLILRVKDRESFPMILVANKVDLMHLRKITREQGKEMATKHNIPYIETSAKDPPLNVDKAFHDLVRVIRQQIPEKSQKKKKKTKWRGDRATGTHKLQCVIL
- the MRAS gene encoding ras-related protein M-Ras isoform X3, which encodes MREQYMRTGDGFLIVYSVTDKASFEHVDRFHQLILRVKDRESFPMILVANKVDLMHLRKITREQGKEMATKHNIPYIETSAKDPPLNVDKAFHDLVRVIRQQIPEKSQKKKKKTKWRGDRATGTHKLQCVIL
- the MRAS gene encoding ras-related protein M-Ras isoform X2 encodes the protein MATSAVPSDNLPTYKLVVVGDGGVGKSALTIQFFQKIFVPDYDPTIEDSYLKHTEIDNQWAILDVLDTAGQEEFSAMREQYMRTGDGFLIVYSVTDKASFEHVDRFHQLILRVKDRESFPMILVANKVDLMHLRKITREQGKEMATKHNVDSVHRNQCQGPTSQCRQSLP